Proteins encoded within one genomic window of Flavobacterium sp. NG2:
- a CDS encoding mechanosensitive ion channel domain-containing protein yields MIVFDNFTKEIISSGIVLLVMMILRVIVSSIVRKFAKSTHIIEHRTNLVIKYLHLLINILVAIALTLIWGVQAKDIMIAISSITTIVGVAMVAQWSILSNITSGIILFFSFPFKIGDIIKIHDKDFPIIGEIEDIKAFHITLITKEGEIIVYPNNLIFQKGISILKHDYDEKEFVD; encoded by the coding sequence ATGATTGTTTTCGATAATTTTACCAAAGAAATCATATCATCTGGAATAGTACTTCTAGTCATGATGATATTGCGCGTAATTGTTTCGAGTATTGTTCGAAAATTTGCTAAATCAACGCATATTATAGAACACCGAACCAACTTAGTGATTAAATATCTACATTTACTAATCAATATTTTAGTTGCAATTGCTTTAACACTTATTTGGGGAGTTCAAGCCAAAGATATCATGATTGCCATATCCTCAATAACAACAATAGTTGGAGTTGCGATGGTAGCACAATGGTCTATTCTAAGCAATATCACATCAGGAATTATTCTATTTTTTTCCTTTCCTTTTAAAATTGGTGACATCATAAAAATTCATGATAAAGATTTTCCAATCATTGGCGAAATTGAAGACATCAAAGCTTTCCATATTACATTAATAACAAAGGAAGGAGAAATAATCGTGTATCCTAACAATTTAATCTTCCAAAAAGGAATTTCCATTTTAAAACATGATTATGATGAAAAAGAGTTTGTTGACTAA
- a CDS encoding Maf-like protein, with protein MLSSKLQQYKLILASGSPRRQQFFKDLELDFEIRLKEIEEVFPPELVAGEITNYLAELKAAAFDGTLDDNEILVTSDTIVWHNNKALGKPKDKADAFQILKSLSNSTHEVITSVCFKTNSKTDLLCETTKVTFNKLSDEAIHYYIDTYKPFDKAGAYGIQEWIGFIAVSKIEGSYANVMGMPVDKVYEYLSNLE; from the coding sequence ATGCTTAGTTCTAAATTACAGCAATACAAATTAATCTTGGCTTCGGGTTCACCGAGAAGACAACAGTTTTTCAAAGACTTGGAATTGGATTTTGAAATTCGGTTGAAAGAAATCGAAGAGGTCTTTCCTCCTGAATTGGTAGCAGGCGAAATTACTAATTATTTAGCTGAATTAAAAGCTGCTGCATTTGACGGAACTTTAGATGATAACGAAATCTTAGTCACTAGCGATACTATTGTTTGGCACAACAATAAGGCATTGGGAAAACCAAAAGACAAAGCAGATGCTTTTCAAATACTAAAATCGTTATCAAATAGCACTCACGAAGTAATCACCTCTGTTTGTTTTAAAACCAATTCAAAAACCGATTTACTTTGTGAAACCACCAAAGTTACCTTTAACAAATTGAGCGATGAGGCCATTCATTATTATATTGATACGTATAAACCTTTTGACAAAGCTGGAGCATATGGTATTCAAGAATGGATTGGTTTTATAGCTGTTTCAAAAATTGAAGGTTCTTATGCTAATGTTATGGGAATGCCAGTTGATAAAGTGTACGAATATTTGAGTAACTTAGAGTAA
- a CDS encoding geranylgeranylglycerol-phosphate geranylgeranyltransferase produces the protein MDFLKLIRYQNLLMLAFMQLLFRYGFLKLQNIPLALNEWQYALLVLSTVLIAAAGYVINNILDIQTDEDNKPKDVIVGKTISESSAYNIYIVLNCLGVAIGFYLSNVIDKPNFASLFIVIAATLYIYATSLKQMAIVGNLIVALILSVSVLIIGIFDLYPVITIENRQILGSLFSVLLDYAVFSFMINFIREIVKDLEDVNGDYNQGMKTLPIIIGVKRTSNLVFALSFIPIIALVFYIKTYLFAYNLFPTTLYTLVFILAPLFFFSVKIWTAKKQKDFNQLSNLLKWILFFGIFSILVLTLNIKYNA, from the coding sequence ATGGATTTTCTAAAACTCATTCGATACCAAAATCTGTTGATGCTTGCTTTTATGCAACTTCTTTTTCGATATGGCTTTTTGAAATTACAAAATATACCATTAGCCTTAAACGAATGGCAATATGCACTTTTAGTATTAAGCACAGTTTTAATTGCTGCAGCTGGTTATGTTATTAACAACATTTTAGATATACAAACTGATGAGGACAACAAGCCTAAAGATGTCATCGTAGGGAAAACAATATCTGAATCTTCAGCTTACAATATCTATATTGTTCTTAATTGTTTAGGTGTTGCAATTGGATTTTATCTTTCCAATGTAATCGACAAGCCTAATTTTGCTTCTTTATTTATTGTTATTGCTGCTACGCTTTACATTTATGCAACCAGTTTAAAGCAAATGGCTATCGTAGGTAATCTTATTGTTGCTTTAATACTTTCGGTTAGCGTACTTATTATTGGAATATTTGATTTGTATCCTGTTATTACAATTGAAAACAGGCAAATCCTAGGAAGTTTATTTTCTGTTCTTTTAGACTATGCAGTTTTTTCATTTATGATTAATTTCATTCGTGAAATTGTAAAAGATCTAGAAGATGTTAATGGAGATTATAACCAAGGAATGAAAACCTTACCTATCATTATTGGCGTAAAAAGAACATCAAACCTTGTTTTTGCATTAAGTTTTATTCCAATTATCGCCCTAGTTTTCTATATCAAAACCTATTTATTCGCTTACAATCTATTTCCAACTACTTTATACACTTTAGTCTTTATTTTGGCCCCTTTGTTCTTTTTTTCTGTAAAAATTTGGACCGCCAAAAAACAGAAAGATTTTAATCAATTGAGCAACTTATTAAAATGGATATTATTTTTCGGGATATTTTCTATACTTGTGCTTACCTTAAATATAAAATACAATGCTTAG
- a CDS encoding HAD-IIIA family hydrolase, with protein MAKSYKELMNDITTFIFDVDGVLTDGSVFISNEGDMLRTMNIKDGYAMKAAVESGYNVCIISGGYNEGVRVRLHNLGIKDIHLGVPNKVKTFDEYTALYNINHEQVLYMGDDIPDYHVMKLVGLASCPQDASPEIKTISNYISHKNGGKGAVRDVIEQVMKVQGKWMEYFDGKNN; from the coding sequence ATGGCAAAAAGTTATAAGGAATTAATGAATGATATCACTACATTTATATTTGATGTTGATGGCGTACTTACTGATGGTTCCGTTTTTATTTCAAACGAAGGCGATATGTTACGTACCATGAATATCAAAGATGGTTACGCTATGAAAGCAGCTGTGGAGAGTGGTTACAATGTATGTATCATTTCTGGCGGATACAATGAAGGGGTTCGTGTGAGATTACACAATTTAGGAATTAAGGATATCCATTTAGGCGTACCCAATAAGGTCAAAACTTTTGACGAATACACTGCACTATACAATATCAATCACGAACAAGTACTGTATATGGGTGACGATATTCCTGATTATCATGTAATGAAATTAGTAGGACTAGCAAGTTGTCCTCAGGATGCCAGTCCTGAAATCAAAACCATTTCAAACTACATTTCGCATAAAAATGGTGGTAAAGGTGCCGTTCGTGACGTGATTGAGCAAGTCATGAAAGTACAAGGAAAATGGATGGAATATTTCGACGGAAAAAACAATTAA
- a CDS encoding Rossmann-like and DUF2520 domain-containing protein, translating into MMTISLIGSGNLAQHLIVAFQNAEKSGSAIRLIQVFARQKEKLTHLLHQDKITTDYTELKEADLYIIAVSDDAIKSISSQLSFQNRLVVHTSGAVAMDTLDNKNRKGVFYPLQTFTKNKAVDFKTIPICLETENTNDYAVIEKVAQTISDAVYKIDSEQRKALHVAAVFVNNFSNHLYQIGNEICNNNQIPFSILQPLIQETAQKIIDLSPQEAQTGPAIRNDQNTIAAHQALLTHENHKNIYTILTQSIQNNGKKL; encoded by the coding sequence ATGATGACTATTTCACTCATTGGTTCAGGAAATCTAGCCCAACACTTAATTGTGGCTTTTCAAAATGCCGAAAAATCTGGTAGTGCTATTCGTTTGATTCAAGTTTTTGCTAGACAAAAAGAAAAACTCACTCACCTACTTCATCAAGATAAAATCACTACTGATTATACAGAACTTAAAGAAGCGGATTTATATATTATTGCCGTTTCGGATGATGCGATTAAATCCATTTCATCTCAATTGAGTTTTCAAAATCGTTTGGTAGTGCATACTTCGGGTGCTGTAGCCATGGATACATTGGATAACAAAAACCGAAAAGGCGTTTTTTATCCTTTACAAACTTTCACCAAAAACAAAGCGGTTGATTTTAAAACAATCCCAATTTGTCTTGAAACAGAAAATACTAATGATTATGCTGTCATCGAAAAAGTAGCACAAACTATTTCGGATGCTGTTTATAAAATTGACTCCGAACAGCGCAAGGCATTACATGTGGCTGCGGTTTTTGTAAACAACTTTAGCAATCATTTGTACCAAATAGGAAATGAAATTTGCAACAACAACCAAATTCCTTTTTCAATTTTACAGCCTTTGATTCAAGAAACGGCTCAAAAAATTATAGATTTGTCACCGCAAGAAGCACAAACTGGACCAGCAATTCGGAATGATCAAAATACAATAGCTGCACACCAAGCTTTATTAACCCATGAAAATCATAAAAATATCTATACAATTTTAACCCAATCGATACAAAATAATGGCAAAAAGTTATAA
- the ccsA gene encoding cytochrome c biogenesis protein CcsA produces MDNKIFSFLFSTRLMAVLFLTFAIAMATGTFIESKYNTDTARILIYNTWWFEGIMVFFMINFIGNIKRYQLLKKEKWATLMLHLAFVFILLGAFVTRYISYEGMMPIREGAAENQFYSDKTFLTVMVDGEYKGEMKRRVFEKPLLLSAATDNDFSLSGKFADTPFEVEYQDFIMGAKEYIKEDANGVVYLKIVEAGDGGRHEHFLKTGEIQNIHNVLFALNKPTDGAININTTGKEYTIITPFEGNFMRMADKLEGKVTKDNEQPLMMRSLYSIGEMRFVFPDPAVKGVVAYESKNDFKAKGEDDALVLKLKADGEEKTVTLLGSKGKTGEPKTVRIGNIDYNFFYGSKAYELPFKIQLNDFIAQKYPGTEKSYSSFESKVTVLDEADKPFDARIFMNNVLDYKGYRFFQSSFDPDEKGTVLSVNHDFWGTNITYFGYFMLFFSMMAIMFTKHSRFADIKRKLEVVKEKKEKLLTILVLLLSFNGFAQMHNHEHDANGHHEDHAQTATHVRTKPTEKQLDSLLNKFKVSESHAAKFGRLIVQDAGGRMKPINTFSSELLRKVSHANEYKGMNSDQVFLSMSQYAQLWIEVPIIYIKSGNDSIRKIIGIDVKAKYAPFVSFFDEKGNYKLSPYLDAAYKAANPNQFQKDFVETDKKVNLMESALSGSILKIFPIPNNANNKWISFLELGESGMKGMDSTYTKTVLPLYFGSLNNAAISTDYKNADDLLESLHGFQRKFGADVMPSEDKVTAEILYNKYDVFQKLSYWYIYAAILMLFFTIMRIFKERKVLAIAVNTMHIIIGLLFALHTAGLIARWYISGHAPWSNAYESIIYIAWATMFFGLAFDIKSKLTVASSAFVTAMILMAAYMNWIDPEIANLQPVLNSYWLMIHVAVIVASYGPFALGMILGFVALLLIFFTNEKNKTKMDLNIQEITYINEMALTIGLIMLTIGNFLGGQWANESWGRYWGWDPKETWALISIMVYAFVIHARFVPSLRGKWIFNLMSMFAFISILFTYYGVNFHLVGLHSYASGEAKSLDWIWYTMGTIAVIGAITYPKYRKYYKK; encoded by the coding sequence ATGGATAATAAAATATTCTCTTTTTTATTTTCAACCCGATTAATGGCCGTTCTTTTCTTAACCTTTGCAATAGCAATGGCTACAGGAACTTTTATCGAAAGTAAATACAATACCGATACTGCTAGAATACTAATATATAATACGTGGTGGTTTGAAGGAATCATGGTGTTTTTTATGATTAACTTCATTGGAAATATAAAAAGATATCAATTGTTGAAAAAAGAAAAATGGGCTACTTTGATGTTGCATTTGGCTTTTGTTTTTATTCTTTTGGGAGCTTTTGTTACTCGTTATATTAGTTATGAAGGAATGATGCCTATCCGTGAAGGAGCTGCTGAGAATCAATTTTATTCAGATAAAACATTCTTAACTGTCATGGTTGATGGGGAGTATAAAGGAGAGATGAAGCGTCGTGTTTTTGAAAAACCACTTTTACTATCTGCAGCTACCGATAATGATTTTTCACTTTCAGGAAAATTTGCTGATACTCCTTTTGAAGTAGAATACCAAGATTTTATCATGGGAGCTAAAGAGTATATTAAAGAGGACGCTAACGGTGTTGTATATTTAAAAATTGTCGAAGCTGGTGACGGTGGGAGACATGAGCATTTTTTGAAAACAGGAGAAATTCAGAACATTCACAATGTATTGTTTGCTTTGAACAAGCCAACAGATGGAGCTATTAATATCAATACAACGGGTAAAGAGTATACCATCATCACACCTTTTGAAGGGAACTTTATGCGAATGGCGGATAAATTAGAAGGGAAAGTAACAAAGGATAATGAACAACCTTTGATGATGCGTTCGTTGTATAGTATTGGCGAAATGCGTTTTGTTTTTCCAGATCCAGCTGTAAAAGGTGTTGTTGCTTATGAATCTAAAAATGATTTTAAAGCCAAAGGAGAGGATGATGCTTTGGTATTAAAATTAAAAGCTGATGGTGAAGAAAAAACAGTTACGTTACTAGGTTCTAAAGGGAAAACTGGAGAACCTAAAACCGTAAGAATTGGAAATATAGATTACAACTTTTTCTATGGTAGTAAGGCTTATGAGTTACCTTTCAAGATTCAATTGAACGATTTTATCGCCCAAAAATATCCAGGAACAGAGAAAAGTTACTCTTCTTTTGAAAGTAAAGTAACAGTTCTAGATGAAGCCGATAAACCTTTTGATGCTAGGATTTTTATGAATAATGTATTGGATTACAAAGGTTACCGGTTTTTTCAATCTTCGTTTGATCCAGATGAAAAAGGGACTGTTTTGTCTGTAAATCATGATTTCTGGGGGACAAATATTACTTATTTCGGCTATTTTATGTTGTTCTTTTCGATGATGGCAATTATGTTTACCAAACATTCTCGTTTTGCTGATATTAAAAGAAAATTAGAGGTGGTAAAAGAGAAAAAAGAAAAGTTACTAACTATACTAGTTTTATTGTTGAGTTTTAATGGTTTTGCACAAATGCATAATCACGAGCACGATGCGAATGGACATCATGAAGATCATGCTCAAACTGCGACTCACGTTCGAACCAAACCTACTGAAAAACAATTAGATTCTTTATTGAATAAATTTAAAGTTTCAGAAAGCCATGCAGCAAAATTTGGGCGATTGATTGTTCAAGATGCCGGAGGAAGGATGAAACCTATCAATACTTTTTCATCTGAATTATTGCGAAAAGTAAGCCATGCCAATGAATACAAAGGGATGAATTCAGACCAAGTATTTCTATCTATGTCGCAATACGCACAGTTGTGGATTGAAGTACCTATTATTTATATCAAGTCGGGTAATGATAGTATTCGAAAAATTATTGGTATTGATGTAAAAGCTAAATACGCTCCTTTTGTTTCTTTCTTTGATGAAAAAGGAAATTATAAATTGTCTCCATATTTAGATGCAGCTTATAAAGCCGCTAATCCAAATCAGTTTCAAAAAGATTTTGTGGAAACAGATAAAAAAGTCAACTTGATGGAATCAGCCTTGAGTGGTTCTATTTTGAAAATTTTCCCAATTCCGAATAATGCAAATAATAAATGGATTTCCTTTTTGGAATTAGGAGAATCAGGCATGAAAGGAATGGATTCGACCTACACGAAAACGGTTCTGCCTTTGTATTTTGGTTCATTGAATAATGCTGCAATTTCTACAGATTATAAAAATGCCGATGATTTGTTAGAGAGTTTACATGGTTTTCAACGAAAATTTGGAGCTGACGTTATGCCTTCAGAGGATAAGGTAACAGCTGAGATTTTATATAATAAATATGATGTATTTCAAAAACTGTCATATTGGTATATTTATGCAGCAATTTTGATGTTGTTTTTTACCATTATGCGAATATTCAAAGAGCGAAAAGTTTTAGCTATTGCAGTCAATACAATGCATATTATTATTGGATTGTTGTTTGCTTTACATACTGCTGGATTAATTGCGCGTTGGTATATATCGGGACATGCACCATGGAGTAATGCGTATGAGTCCATTATATATATTGCTTGGGCGACTATGTTTTTTGGTTTAGCCTTTGATATTAAATCGAAATTGACTGTTGCTTCTTCAGCTTTTGTTACAGCAATGATTTTGATGGCTGCTTATATGAACTGGATTGACCCAGAAATAGCAAACTTACAACCTGTTTTGAACTCATACTGGTTAATGATTCACGTGGCGGTTATTGTGGCGAGTTATGGTCCTTTTGCTTTGGGAATGATTTTAGGTTTTGTCGCTTTGTTGTTAATCTTTTTTACCAATGAAAAGAACAAAACTAAAATGGATTTGAACATTCAGGAGATTACCTATATCAATGAAATGGCTTTGACTATTGGTTTAATCATGTTAACCATCGGTAACTTCCTTGGAGGGCAATGGGCTAATGAAAGTTGGGGACGTTACTGGGGATGGGATCCAAAAGAGACCTGGGCATTAATTAGTATTATGGTGTATGCCTTCGTAATTCATGCTCGTTTCGTTCCTTCCCTAAGAGGAAAATGGATTTTTA